A stretch of the Psychroserpens sp. Hel_I_66 genome encodes the following:
- a CDS encoding SusC/RagA family TonB-linked outer membrane protein, which yields MKLKLTWLMTLFMAFVMQLSFAQEKTVTGTVTSATDGLPLPGVSVIVKGTTRGVQTDFDGNYSIKASTGETLVFSFVGMKSSEKKVGQSSTLNLAMAEDLAELETVVITGYAGATNSSKITSAVASVDATSIEQVPITSVDQMLQGQAAGVNVSTGSGQPGQSATIIIRGRNSLNGDTEPLFIIDGVPVDQDNFRSLNQNDIETMSVLKDAAATAIYGNRGAGGVILITTKTGKKGSGVKIQYRSLYGFSEIPEAKFDVMNAQQFLTFQRDLLPGVQYGDGLSDAAIATIANQTNTDWSDIFFRQGKTRSHELTVSTGGENSTSFNSVQYFEQEGTTLGSALKRFSFRNNFNANSADNKLNFSTSLTANYSVSNFVVDAARGNNTGGQLDNPFIVPYIGLPYLSPYNPDGSINIWGTGPRELGGSGAYLANGEIDIANVAGFRNTPFIALNTAALGTDQEAEIKIVGRIALDYNFAKNLTAGVSFGLDYTNEESLFINPPNSIRGLTVPSEVSLAKGSQSEGYFRDANFITNAFVRYSNDLTDKLNMNAAVFAEYNYANTQFASFTALGLNPALPGSGAGFSAGNTTEGEDNDIYNYIPTVGSSESELALASVFATVDFDYDNRFGLSASIRQDATSRFVENRDGVFYSVSGRWNIDNEAFMENVDWLSTLKLRASYGVVGNQNLGAASRYIGRQTVSAGQGYQLANSYQLGTFIDPNIKWETSEQTNLGLSFGFWQNRLSGELDVYNNLTTDLFANKILSIAGTGNTAVTTNVAEMSNKGIDLQISYDLLRQSDSNPWAITLNANGNYNNNTVESIPGEFAGTNTLRIAEGYSAFTWFLQRWAGVNPANGEPLYLDSDGNLTNVFNASEGVYLDKNFDPTYTGGFGLDIKYKGFALNSLFAFQADRWKLNGSLGLIEDTSLGANLNLSTSMLNAWTTPGQITDIPAQSFGGVRFQSGDRYLEDASFLRLRNISLSYSVDRKVLEQTKLFTGVRVFIQGTNLVTWTKFRGFDPEGTGSSTFFDYPVARTFSLGFDLTF from the coding sequence ATGAAATTAAAGTTAACATGGTTAATGACGCTTTTTATGGCGTTTGTGATGCAACTCTCTTTCGCACAAGAGAAAACGGTCACAGGAACAGTTACATCGGCTACAGACGGTTTACCGTTGCCTGGTGTAAGTGTAATAGTAAAAGGAACTACACGTGGAGTTCAAACAGATTTTGATGGAAATTACTCTATCAAAGCAAGTACTGGTGAAACATTAGTATTTAGTTTCGTTGGTATGAAATCAAGTGAAAAGAAAGTTGGACAGAGTTCAACACTTAATTTAGCGATGGCTGAAGATTTAGCTGAACTTGAAACTGTGGTAATTACAGGTTATGCTGGTGCTACAAACAGTTCTAAAATCACATCTGCTGTTGCCAGTGTTGATGCGACATCTATTGAGCAGGTGCCTATTACCTCTGTGGATCAAATGCTACAGGGTCAGGCTGCAGGTGTAAATGTTAGTACGGGTTCTGGTCAGCCAGGGCAAAGTGCTACGATTATAATTCGTGGTAGAAACTCTCTTAATGGAGATACTGAGCCATTATTTATTATAGATGGTGTGCCAGTTGATCAAGATAACTTTCGTAGTTTGAATCAGAATGATATAGAAACAATGTCTGTATTAAAAGATGCTGCGGCAACTGCTATTTATGGAAATAGAGGTGCTGGTGGTGTTATTTTGATTACAACCAAAACAGGTAAAAAAGGTTCTGGTGTGAAAATACAGTATAGATCACTTTATGGTTTTTCTGAAATTCCAGAAGCTAAGTTTGATGTGATGAATGCGCAACAGTTTTTAACATTTCAGAGAGACTTGTTACCTGGAGTTCAGTATGGTGACGGTTTATCGGATGCTGCTATCGCAACAATTGCAAATCAAACAAATACAGATTGGTCAGATATCTTTTTTAGACAAGGTAAAACAAGATCTCATGAACTAACAGTTAGTACTGGTGGAGAAAATAGTACTTCATTTAACTCTGTTCAATATTTTGAGCAAGAGGGTACTACTTTAGGTAGTGCTTTGAAGCGTTTTTCTTTTAGAAACAACTTTAATGCAAACAGTGCAGATAATAAGCTTAATTTTTCGACGTCTTTAACTGCAAACTATTCTGTTAGTAATTTCGTTGTTGATGCAGCTAGAGGTAATAATACTGGAGGTCAATTAGACAATCCTTTCATTGTGCCTTACATTGGTTTGCCATATTTGTCACCTTATAATCCAGATGGTTCTATAAATATTTGGGGTACGGGTCCTAGAGAATTAGGTGGTTCTGGTGCGTATTTAGCAAATGGAGAAATAGATATTGCAAACGTTGCTGGTTTTAGAAACACACCGTTTATTGCTTTAAATACTGCAGCTCTAGGTACAGATCAAGAAGCTGAAATTAAAATTGTAGGTAGAATAGCCTTAGATTATAATTTTGCTAAAAATTTAACAGCAGGTGTGTCTTTTGGTTTAGATTACACAAATGAAGAAAGTTTATTTATTAATCCTCCTAACAGTATTAGAGGTTTAACTGTGCCATCTGAGGTTTCATTGGCTAAAGGTTCTCAGTCTGAAGGATATTTTAGAGATGCTAATTTTATTACAAATGCATTTGTTAGATATTCAAACGATCTTACTGATAAATTGAACATGAACGCAGCTGTATTCGCAGAATACAATTATGCAAATACTCAATTCGCTAGTTTTACAGCTCTTGGTTTAAATCCTGCTTTACCTGGTTCGGGTGCTGGATTCTCTGCTGGTAATACAACAGAAGGAGAAGATAATGACATATATAATTACATTCCTACTGTTGGTTCTTCGGAATCTGAATTGGCATTAGCATCAGTTTTTGCAACTGTAGATTTTGATTACGATAATAGATTCGGTTTATCGGCATCTATAAGACAGGATGCGACATCTCGTTTCGTTGAAAATAGAGATGGTGTATTTTACTCTGTATCTGGAAGATGGAATATAGATAATGAGGCATTTATGGAAAATGTTGATTGGTTGTCAACTTTGAAGTTGAGAGCTAGTTATGGAGTAGTAGGTAATCAAAACCTAGGTGCTGCTAGTAGATATATCGGTCGTCAAACAGTTAGCGCTGGGCAAGGTTATCAATTAGCTAATTCTTACCAATTAGGTACATTTATCGATCCAAATATTAAGTGGGAGACTTCAGAACAAACGAATTTAGGTTTAAGTTTTGGTTTCTGGCAGAATAGATTATCTGGGGAGTTAGATGTTTATAATAATCTTACAACAGATTTATTTGCAAATAAGATTTTATCCATTGCAGGAACAGGTAATACTGCAGTTACGACAAACGTAGCAGAAATGAGTAATAAAGGAATTGATTTACAAATCTCTTATGATTTATTAAGACAATCAGATTCTAACCCTTGGGCTATAACTCTTAATGCTAATGGTAACTATAACAACAACACGGTTGAAAGTATTCCTGGTGAATTCGCTGGAACTAACACCCTTAGAATAGCTGAAGGATATTCTGCATTCACTTGGTTTTTACAAAGATGGGCTGGAGTTAATCCTGCTAATGGTGAGCCATTATACTTAGATTCAGATGGTAATTTAACTAATGTTTTTAATGCTAGTGAAGGTGTTTATTTGGATAAAAACTTTGACCCAACTTACACAGGTGGTTTTGGTTTGGATATTAAATATAAAGGCTTTGCTTTAAATTCATTATTTGCTTTTCAAGCAGATCGTTGGAAATTGAATGGTTCTTTAGGTTTAATCGAAGATACAAGTTTGGGAGCTAATTTAAATTTATCTACTTCTATGTTGAATGCATGGACGACTCCAGGACAAATTACAGATATCCCTGCTCAATCATTTGGTGGAGTTAGGTTTCAATCTGGAGATAGATATTTAGAAGATGCTTCTTTCTTAAGATTAAGAAACATTTCACTTTCTTATAGTGTAGATCGTAAAGTTCTTGAACAAACAAAATTATTTACTGGAGTAAGAGTATTTATCCAAGGAACTAATTTGGTTACATGGACTAAATTTAGAGGATTCGATCCTGAAGGAACAGGTTCATCTACATTTTTTGATTATCCTGTGGCTAGAACGTTTAGTTTAGGATTTGATTTAACATTTTAA
- a CDS encoding ribonuclease HII — protein sequence MLKSSFSELLLECGTDEAGRGCLAGPVTAAAVILPVEFQNEILNDSKLLSEKKRNFLKPIIEKEALYFSYAHILPKEIDAINILNASILAMHKSIDSLSTMPEFIIVDGNRFKPYGDILFETIIKGDSKFMSIAAASVLAKTYRDKYMERIHDEFPMYNWKKNKGYPTKEHREAIRKYGITKYHRKSFRLLPQQYNLEL from the coding sequence ATGCTTAAATCCTCCTTTTCTGAATTATTGCTTGAATGTGGAACAGATGAAGCTGGGCGTGGCTGTTTGGCTGGTCCAGTTACTGCTGCTGCGGTTATATTGCCTGTGGAATTTCAAAATGAAATTCTTAATGATTCAAAGCTCCTTTCAGAAAAAAAAAGAAATTTTCTAAAACCAATTATAGAAAAGGAGGCGCTCTATTTTTCTTACGCTCATATTCTTCCGAAGGAAATAGATGCTATAAACATTTTAAACGCTTCCATATTGGCGATGCACAAATCTATAGACTCTCTAAGCACCATGCCTGAATTTATAATTGTTGATGGCAATAGATTTAAGCCTTATGGTGATATCCTCTTTGAAACGATTATAAAAGGTGACAGCAAGTTTATGTCTATAGCTGCTGCTTCGGTTCTAGCAAAAACTTACAGAGATAAATACATGGAACGGATTCACGACGAATTCCCAATGTATAATTGGAAAAAAAACAAGGGCTACCCTACCAAAGAACACAGGGAGGCCATTAGAAAATATGGCATAACTAAATACCATAGAAAATCTTTTAGATTATTGCCACAACAATATAATTTAGAATTGTAA
- a CDS encoding OmpA family protein, whose amino-acid sequence MFKRASYFKHALAVLVLLCFIPEALSQTKKIKRPKSRVGISSVDGFVKESFDLYEKVYKYDGYAESGTPLEDEDIDVLEDALDDVSLLSDNAPDILSDLDGENILKQGKATLQINKAKKALTYSIKTSKELLLGERKNKEDEGDGTEKPSDQDNDEELSNSENKSDDNQVGDSNNTTNTLEVLSKFDFVPGDKLIFYDDFSQDFIGDFPSKWNTNGSGELVKINDDSNKWLRLVSGRNTRYIPDIKNLPEEFTLEFDMLTKDLNNKTSSQSYFQILISDNNSFDTGANFAMAEIPLCQFIDRGIIIENNINGKREIRNEIQVDIREQINKRNHISVAINNQRFRVWINETKYVDVPRLLPENLTMKSIKLHLRGMDINKENLYVSNFKVAEGGIDLRQKLLSDGRISTNGILFNSGSSNIKPQSFGIIRQISQVLEQDNSIKLKIAGHTDADGTDDANLKLSKSRAEAVRRALIDVYKIDGSRLISEGKGESEPVGDNSTAEGKSENRRVEFIKQ is encoded by the coding sequence ATGTTTAAACGTGCATCATACTTCAAACATGCATTAGCAGTTTTGGTACTATTATGTTTTATACCAGAGGCTCTTTCGCAAACGAAAAAAATTAAAAGGCCAAAAAGCAGAGTTGGCATATCCAGTGTTGACGGTTTTGTAAAAGAATCGTTTGACCTTTACGAAAAAGTTTATAAATACGATGGATATGCAGAATCTGGAACCCCTTTGGAAGACGAAGACATCGATGTTTTAGAAGATGCTCTTGATGATGTTAGCTTATTGAGCGATAATGCACCAGATATTTTATCAGATTTAGATGGAGAGAATATTCTAAAACAAGGGAAGGCTACATTACAAATAAACAAAGCTAAAAAAGCACTAACATACAGTATTAAAACCTCAAAGGAATTACTCTTAGGAGAACGAAAAAACAAAGAGGATGAAGGTGATGGAACTGAAAAGCCAAGTGACCAGGACAATGATGAGGAACTTTCAAATTCAGAAAACAAAAGCGATGATAATCAAGTAGGAGATTCTAACAACACCACAAATACTCTAGAGGTGTTAAGTAAATTTGACTTTGTGCCTGGTGATAAGCTAATATTTTATGATGATTTTTCCCAAGACTTTATTGGTGATTTCCCTTCAAAATGGAACACAAATGGCTCTGGTGAGCTCGTTAAGATAAATGACGATTCAAATAAATGGCTTAGGCTCGTTTCCGGAAGAAATACCAGATACATCCCAGACATCAAAAATCTTCCTGAAGAGTTCACCTTAGAGTTTGATATGCTTACAAAAGATTTAAATAACAAAACGTCTTCCCAATCTTATTTTCAAATATTAATATCAGATAATAATTCTTTTGATACAGGTGCCAATTTTGCAATGGCAGAAATTCCTTTATGCCAATTTATTGATCGTGGAATAATAATAGAAAATAATATTAATGGTAAAAGAGAAATTCGCAATGAAATACAAGTAGACATTAGAGAACAGATCAATAAAAGAAATCATATTTCTGTAGCCATAAACAACCAACGCTTTAGAGTTTGGATCAACGAGACAAAATACGTTGACGTCCCAAGGTTGCTTCCTGAAAATTTGACCATGAAAAGCATAAAGCTCCATTTAAGAGGAATGGATATTAATAAAGAAAATCTATATGTTAGTAATTTTAAAGTTGCTGAAGGTGGTATTGATTTAAGACAAAAACTTTTAAGTGACGGTAGAATTTCTACCAATGGTATTCTTTTCAATTCTGGATCTTCAAATATCAAACCACAATCTTTCGGGATCATACGTCAAATATCACAAGTACTTGAGCAAGACAATTCAATCAAACTAAAAATTGCTGGCCATACTGATGCAGATGGTACAGATGATGCCAATTTAAAACTTTCAAAGTCTCGTGCAGAAGCTGTTAGGCGAGCGCTAATTGATGTTTATAAAATTGATGGAAGCAGGCTCATTTCCGAAGGAAAAGGAGAAAGCGAACCTGTTGGTGATAATTCTACCGCAGAAGGTAAATCTGAAAATAGACGTGTAGAATTCATAAAACAATAG
- a CDS encoding nucleoid-associated protein, with protein MIKRNKASISKCILHKVGNKFNSTKNAFSEQPIDFEEISYDLMLPYLLRPFTNLAESYRFNHHSNIELNEINSYASQLLQDDTDFVDISKHIVTHLFEQSNSSQIKTGDVIVCMFHDIQYEDYQTDAIGIFKIENKSHFFQTYLENGSYDIITQKGIATKKVDKGVLILNAADTEGKIVLSVDNNNYDAQYWIKSFLNIKYPDDSNQHTKNYIEMCREFSKEIMQPQFGGQQQSNFLAKTVDFFKENEIVNVETFKEEVFDEEDTIQLFEDYKKGYETDHNIVLRNQFDVSEAVLKKQKQKIKTEIKLDTNIQIKLDVDAPDASAEYLERGYDEEKKMHFYKVFFNEEG; from the coding sequence ATGATCAAACGAAATAAAGCCTCAATTTCAAAATGCATTCTTCATAAAGTTGGCAATAAATTTAATAGCACAAAAAATGCTTTTTCTGAACAACCAATTGATTTTGAAGAAATAAGCTATGATTTAATGCTTCCGTATTTATTAAGACCTTTTACAAATTTAGCAGAATCTTACAGGTTTAATCACCACTCCAACATCGAGCTTAACGAGATTAATAGCTACGCTTCTCAATTATTACAAGATGACACAGATTTTGTTGATATTTCAAAACATATTGTCACGCATTTATTTGAACAATCCAATTCATCACAAATAAAAACTGGAGATGTAATTGTTTGCATGTTTCATGACATTCAATACGAAGATTATCAAACCGATGCTATTGGTATTTTTAAAATCGAGAATAAGTCCCATTTTTTTCAAACCTATTTAGAAAATGGCAGCTACGACATCATCACACAGAAAGGAATTGCAACAAAAAAAGTGGATAAAGGTGTTTTAATTTTAAATGCTGCCGATACAGAGGGCAAGATTGTATTGAGTGTTGACAACAATAATTATGATGCACAATATTGGATAAAGAGTTTCTTGAATATTAAATATCCTGACGACTCTAACCAACATACTAAGAATTATATCGAAATGTGCCGAGAATTCTCAAAAGAGATCATGCAACCTCAATTTGGCGGACAGCAACAAAGCAATTTTTTAGCTAAAACAGTTGATTTTTTCAAAGAAAACGAAATCGTAAATGTAGAAACCTTTAAGGAGGAAGTTTTTGATGAAGAAGATACGATTCAGTTATTTGAAGATTACAAAAAAGGTTACGAAACCGATCATAATATTGTGTTGAGAAACCAATTTGATGTATCTGAAGCAGTGCTGAAAAAACAAAAACAAAAGATAAAAACCGAAATCAAACTTGACACCAATATTCAAATCAAACTAGATGTTGACGCACCTGATGCCTCTGCAGAGTATCTAGAGCGAGGTTACGATGAAGAAAAGAAAATGCATTTTTATAAGGTGTTTTTTAATGAAGAAGGATAA